Proteins encoded within one genomic window of Cucumis sativus cultivar 9930 chromosome 3, Cucumber_9930_V3, whole genome shotgun sequence:
- the LOC101215178 gene encoding secoisolariciresinol dehydrogenase-like — protein sequence MPNLCNNTTKYSFKIEFDIFVNILIWPFSTIILINYPLLSNSSIIYLLSLSKRSRNDNNKAKELKEKVDVITGGKAGSANALQNSLLTIAAIQDDLGHASYATVLGWTNSFYVHCDVTDESQVQDAVEAAVKTFGKLDIMMNNAGIAGPIKPGIIDNDVHDFERVLSVKVTSVFFGIKHAVQAMIPAKTSLIISTGNVASNMGGAASHAYTCSKHAVVGLMKNAAGELGQFGIRVNCLSSYGLMTGMVRKLDEMQVEMIIPTSK from the exons ATGCCTAATTTGTG CAACAACACCACCAAATACTCCTTTAAGatagaatttgatatatttgtgaatataCTAATTTGGCCATTCAGTACAATTATTCTCATAAACTATCCTCTCCTTTCTAACTCATCAATTATCtatctcctctctctctctaaaagaAGTAGAAATGACAACAATAAAGCCAAGGAG CTAAAGGAAAAAGTAGACGTAATAACCGGTGGCAAAGCGGGATCGGCGAATGCTCTGCAAAACTCTTTGCTCACCATCGCCGCCATCCAAGACGACCTCGGTCATGCATCGTATGCCACCGTGCTTGGCTGGACCAACTCCTTCTATGTCCACTGCGATGTCACAGACGAATCCCAAGTCCAAGATGCGGTTGAAGCTGCAGTCAAAACCTTCGGCAAGCTCGACATCATGATGAACAACGCCGGCATAGCTGGCCCCATCAAGCCTGGAATCATCGACAACGACGTGCATGACTTTGAACGTGTCCTTAGTGTCAAAGTCACTAGTGTTTTCTTCGGCATCAAACACGCGGTGCAGGCAATGATCCCAGCTAAAACCAGCTTGATTATATCAACAGGGAACGTGGCATCAAATATGGGCGGTGCGGCGTCGCACGCTTACACATGCTCGAAGCATGCGGTAGTGGGGTTGATGAAGAACGCGGCAGGAGAGTTGGGGCAGTTTGGGATTAGGGTGAATTGTTTATCTTCGTATGGGTTGATGACGGGGATGGTGAGGAAGTTGGATGAGATGCAGGTTGAGATGATTATACCGACAAGCAAGTGA